One region of Cobetia sp. cqz5-12 genomic DNA includes:
- a CDS encoding NADPH-dependent FMN reductase, which produces MALKILVFLGSVRTSTPPAPARLGERVARCCVAQLKESGHEAVLIDPLDYDLADPFKPLFSYAQRNAPQDLLNLAQQIEAADGYVMVSPEYNHSMSPALANLLNHFGSSLYSYKPSVIATYSAGQWGGVRAAVNMRTFLSELGCLPVSAMIHVPRAQEVLNEDGGYSEGHDAREWAGYLERAFEQLAWWANAARRYHESEEGEKRPGAFTRSPSQRNAP; this is translated from the coding sequence ATGGCGCTGAAGATTCTCGTCTTTCTGGGGTCGGTGCGAACCAGCACACCCCCTGCACCTGCACGTCTTGGGGAGAGGGTCGCCAGGTGCTGCGTCGCACAGCTCAAGGAAAGTGGCCATGAGGCGGTGTTGATCGATCCACTGGATTACGATCTGGCAGACCCCTTCAAGCCGCTGTTTTCCTATGCGCAGCGCAATGCCCCCCAGGACTTGCTCAATCTCGCCCAGCAAATCGAAGCGGCGGATGGTTACGTCATGGTCAGCCCCGAGTACAACCATTCCATGAGTCCGGCGTTGGCCAATCTGCTGAATCACTTCGGCAGCTCGCTTTACTCCTATAAGCCCTCGGTGATCGCGACCTATTCCGCAGGTCAGTGGGGTGGGGTACGCGCAGCGGTCAACATGCGCACCTTCTTGTCGGAGCTGGGCTGCCTGCCGGTCTCGGCGATGATTCATGTTCCCAGAGCGCAGGAAGTGCTCAACGAGGATGGCGGCTACTCCGAGGGGCACGATGCACGGGAATGGGCTGGCTATCTCGAGCGCGCCTTCGAACAACTTGCCTGGTGGGCGAATGCCGCCAGGCGTTATCACGAGAGCGAAGAGGGTGAGAAGCGCCCCGGCGCCTTCACCCGCAGCCCCTCGCAGCGCAATGCGCCTTGA
- a CDS encoding TRAP transporter small permease subunit — MLYVIHFLEGIIERLGIIARYSLLALVLLVAGNVLLRYFFSISPVPLQEFEWHLISPIALLGISYALKHRADVRVDVFYDRFSLKGRALVDLIGALMTIAIGTAIAWLGLSYTEQSYQLMEGSPDPGGLPYRYLLKAFIPIGFAALALQGVADCLRALLVLSGKPVGGEMEREVTP; from the coding sequence ATGCTGTACGTCATCCATTTTCTCGAGGGCATCATCGAGCGATTGGGCATCATCGCCCGTTACTCGCTGCTGGCGCTCGTATTGCTGGTCGCCGGTAACGTGCTGTTGCGTTACTTCTTCAGCATCAGCCCCGTGCCACTTCAGGAATTCGAGTGGCACCTGATTTCTCCCATCGCGCTGCTGGGCATCTCCTACGCCCTCAAGCATCGCGCCGACGTTCGCGTCGATGTCTTCTACGACCGTTTCTCCCTCAAGGGCCGCGCATTGGTGGATCTGATCGGTGCGCTGATGACCATTGCCATCGGCACGGCGATCGCCTGGCTGGGCCTGAGCTATACCGAGCAGTCGTATCAATTGATGGAAGGTTCTCCCGACCCCGGCGGTCTGCCCTATCGCTACCTGCTCAAGGCCTTCATTCCCATCGGCTTCGCTGCGCTTGCACTGCAGGGCGTGGCAGACTGCCTGCGCGCGCTACTGGTACTTTCCGGCAAGCCCGTTGGCGGTGAGATGGAACGCGAGGTGACGCCATGA
- a CDS encoding type II asparaginase, giving the protein MTTASFMTPRRLVAAISIAACSLAYGIQANAADHPGVKIYATGGTIAGSSASSTDTTNYKSGSIGVQALLDAVPELADVAEVTGEQIANTGSSNIDQEILLKLSKAINEELATDTTHGVVITHGTDTLEETGFFLDLTVNSDKPVVMVGAMRPATAISADGPFNLLEAVTLAADEGAEGRGAMIVLNDRIGSAYYTTKTNAIMMDTFKATEQGYLGAFISGKPHFYYTPATPTDKPHFDVTSLDGLPKVDIIYAHQDMDPALFTAALDNGAKGIVIAGSGNGSIPDTVKPLVKQAMADGIPVVRSTRTGNGIVTAKEEGIGSGALNPQKARILLSLALTETDDMDKVRSYFE; this is encoded by the coding sequence ATGACAACAGCTTCCTTCATGACTCCCCGCCGCCTTGTAGCTGCCATCTCGATCGCCGCCTGCTCTCTGGCCTATGGCATCCAGGCCAACGCCGCGGACCACCCGGGGGTGAAGATCTATGCCACCGGCGGCACCATTGCGGGTAGCTCAGCCTCTTCCACAGACACCACCAATTACAAATCCGGCAGCATCGGCGTGCAGGCGCTGCTGGATGCCGTGCCGGAGCTGGCTGATGTCGCCGAGGTGACCGGTGAACAGATCGCCAATACCGGCAGCAGCAACATCGATCAGGAAATCCTGCTCAAGCTGTCAAAGGCGATCAATGAAGAACTTGCGACGGACACCACCCACGGCGTGGTCATCACCCACGGCACCGACACGCTGGAGGAGACCGGCTTTTTCCTGGATCTCACCGTCAACAGTGACAAGCCGGTGGTAATGGTGGGCGCCATGCGTCCAGCGACAGCCATCAGCGCCGATGGCCCCTTCAATCTGCTGGAGGCGGTCACCCTGGCCGCCGATGAGGGCGCAGAGGGTCGTGGGGCGATGATCGTGCTGAATGACCGTATCGGCTCGGCGTATTACACCACCAAGACCAATGCCATCATGATGGACACCTTCAAGGCGACCGAGCAGGGCTATCTGGGTGCCTTCATCAGTGGCAAGCCGCACTTCTATTACACTCCGGCGACACCCACCGACAAACCTCACTTCGATGTGACATCCCTCGATGGACTGCCGAAGGTCGATATCATCTACGCCCACCAGGACATGGACCCGGCGCTGTTCACCGCCGCCCTCGACAATGGAGCCAAGGGCATCGTGATCGCCGGAAGCGGCAATGGTTCGATTCCGGACACCGTCAAGCCGCTGGTCAAGCAGGCGATGGCGGATGGCATCCCGGTCGTGCGCAGCACCCGTACCGGCAATGGCATCGTGACGGCCAAGGAAGAAGGCATCGGCAGCGGTGCACTCAACCCTCAGAAAGCGCGCATTCTGCTCTCGCTGGCGCTGACGGAAACCGATGACATGGACAAGGTACGTAGCTACTTCGAGTGA
- a CDS encoding sulfite exporter TauE/SafE family protein: MELFSAYPLHWIIGLIAALIVTGMIAGVMAGLLGVGGGIVIVPVLFHLFSLLGVDEAVRMHQAVGTSLATIIPTSIMSARAHYAKGNLDPAILKRLLPGVIIGVIIGGLLSNLFSGAVLMGLFATVAFLVALNMFRRQSTVLGSGLPGPLGSGALGTFIGGVSTLMGIGGGTLSVPTLSTLGTPMHLAVGTGAALGLVISLPGTASFLLNGIGEPNLLPGSIGYVNLLGFAAIVPATMLCAPIGAKLAHAMDAAKLKKVFAIFLMFTALRMFYDLFTGS, from the coding sequence ATGGAACTGTTCTCAGCCTATCCACTGCACTGGATCATCGGCCTGATCGCCGCGCTCATCGTCACCGGCATGATTGCCGGCGTGATGGCAGGCTTGCTGGGGGTCGGCGGCGGCATCGTCATCGTGCCCGTGCTCTTCCATCTCTTCAGCCTGCTGGGTGTCGATGAAGCGGTGCGCATGCACCAGGCGGTCGGTACCTCGCTTGCGACCATCATTCCCACCTCGATCATGTCGGCCAGGGCCCACTACGCCAAGGGCAATCTGGACCCGGCGATTCTCAAGCGCCTGCTGCCGGGTGTCATCATCGGCGTCATCATCGGCGGCCTGCTGTCCAACCTGTTCAGCGGCGCGGTCCTGATGGGGCTGTTTGCCACCGTGGCCTTCCTCGTGGCGCTCAACATGTTCCGCCGTCAGTCCACCGTGCTGGGCAGTGGCCTGCCGGGCCCGCTGGGCAGTGGCGCGCTGGGCACCTTCATCGGTGGCGTCTCGACCCTGATGGGCATCGGCGGCGGCACCTTGAGCGTGCCGACCCTGAGCACCCTGGGCACCCCGATGCACCTGGCCGTCGGCACGGGCGCGGCGCTGGGTCTGGTGATCAGCCTGCCGGGCACCGCAAGCTTCCTGCTCAATGGCATCGGTGAACCCAACCTGCTGCCGGGCTCCATCGGCTACGTCAATCTGCTCGGTTTCGCCGCGATCGTGCCGGCCACCATGCTGTGTGCGCCGATCGGTGCGAAGCTGGCCCACGCGATGGATGCCGCCAAGCTCAAGAAGGTCTTCGCCATCTTCCTGATGTTCACGGCGTTGCGCATGTTCTACGACCTGTTCACCGGCAGCTGA
- a CDS encoding NADH:flavin oxidoreductase yields MAQDPLLTPFTLKHLTLKNRLMMTSHEPAYPEDGMPKARYRAYHEERARAGIALTMTAGSASVAKDSPPVFNNILAWRDEVVPWMSELTDACHEHGTAVMIQLTHLGRRTRWDKADWLPAVSASHRREAAHRAFPKRVEDWDITRLIQDYADAAERMQAAGLDGIELQAYGHLMDQFWSPLTNILEGPYGGSLENRLRFTMEVLSAIRARVGKEFIVGVRYTGDECLSGGLDANDGLEVSRLLRDSGQVDFLNVVRGHIDTDAGLTDVIPIQGMASAPHLDFAGQIREAMDFPTFHGAKIQDIATARHAIATGKVDMVGMTRAHMADPHIVRKLLAGKEEDIRPCVGANYCLDRIYQGGSAYCIHNAATGRELEQPHDITPAEVIRKVVIIGAGPAGLEAARVAGERGHQVVVLEAADQPGGQIRLTAQSGRRREMIGIIDWRISRCEALGVQIRYNVFAEAEDVLAEHPDVVIVATGGYPEEDMPQVGSELVVSSWDILSGHVTPGRNVLLFDDAGDHAALQAAEMIANSGARLEMMTPDRTFAPEIMAMNLVPYMRSLQRLAVTFTPTYRLGSVTRSEEGQLIAHIGSDYLDDAVAQGKGTGAYADQRIVDQVVVNYGARPMEDLYFELKPYSRNGGAVDYDALIEGLAQPADGPSPEHTERAAEGSFQLYRIGDAVATRNTHAAIYDALRLMKVV; encoded by the coding sequence ATGGCTCAGGACCCGCTGCTCACGCCGTTCACGCTCAAGCATCTGACCCTCAAGAATCGCTTGATGATGACCTCTCACGAGCCTGCCTATCCGGAAGATGGCATGCCCAAGGCGCGTTATCGCGCCTATCACGAGGAGCGTGCGCGCGCCGGCATCGCCTTGACCATGACGGCGGGCTCCGCCTCGGTGGCCAAGGACAGCCCGCCGGTGTTCAACAATATCCTTGCCTGGCGCGATGAGGTGGTGCCCTGGATGAGTGAGCTGACCGATGCCTGCCATGAGCACGGTACTGCGGTGATGATCCAGCTCACACACCTGGGGCGTCGGACGCGCTGGGACAAGGCCGACTGGTTGCCGGCGGTCTCGGCGTCCCATCGCCGTGAGGCGGCGCATCGGGCCTTTCCCAAGCGGGTCGAGGACTGGGACATCACACGCCTGATCCAGGACTACGCCGACGCCGCCGAGCGCATGCAGGCGGCCGGGCTCGATGGTATCGAGCTGCAGGCCTATGGCCATCTGATGGACCAGTTCTGGTCACCGCTGACCAATATCCTGGAGGGTCCCTACGGCGGCAGTCTCGAGAATCGACTGCGCTTCACCATGGAAGTGTTGAGCGCCATTCGCGCCCGGGTGGGCAAGGAGTTCATCGTCGGCGTTCGCTACACCGGGGATGAATGTCTGAGTGGCGGGCTGGATGCCAATGATGGTCTGGAAGTCTCGCGCCTGCTGCGCGATAGCGGTCAGGTCGATTTTCTCAATGTGGTACGCGGCCATATTGATACTGATGCGGGCCTTACCGATGTCATCCCGATCCAGGGCATGGCCAGTGCGCCGCACCTGGACTTCGCGGGACAGATTCGTGAGGCGATGGATTTCCCGACCTTCCACGGTGCCAAGATTCAGGACATCGCCACCGCACGCCATGCCATCGCCACCGGCAAGGTCGACATGGTCGGCATGACGCGTGCCCACATGGCGGACCCGCATATCGTGCGCAAGCTGTTGGCCGGCAAGGAAGAGGATATTCGCCCCTGTGTCGGGGCCAATTATTGTCTCGATCGCATCTATCAGGGTGGCTCCGCCTATTGCATCCACAACGCCGCCACCGGGCGGGAGCTGGAGCAACCGCATGACATCACGCCTGCCGAGGTCATCCGAAAGGTCGTGATCATCGGGGCGGGTCCGGCAGGGCTCGAGGCCGCACGTGTCGCCGGTGAACGTGGGCATCAGGTAGTAGTGCTGGAAGCCGCCGATCAACCCGGTGGCCAGATTCGCCTCACCGCGCAGAGCGGGCGGCGTCGCGAGATGATCGGCATCATCGATTGGCGAATCAGTCGCTGCGAGGCGCTCGGCGTCCAGATTCGCTACAACGTCTTCGCGGAAGCAGAGGATGTGCTGGCGGAACATCCCGATGTCGTCATCGTCGCCACCGGTGGCTATCCCGAGGAAGACATGCCGCAGGTCGGCAGCGAGCTGGTCGTCTCCAGCTGGGACATCCTCTCCGGCCATGTCACGCCTGGCCGCAACGTGCTGCTGTTTGATGACGCGGGAGACCACGCAGCACTCCAGGCCGCCGAGATGATCGCCAACAGCGGGGCCAGGCTCGAGATGATGACGCCAGACCGCACCTTCGCGCCGGAAATCATGGCCATGAATCTGGTGCCCTACATGCGCAGCCTGCAACGCCTTGCCGTCACTTTCACGCCGACCTATCGTCTCGGCAGTGTCACGCGCAGTGAGGAGGGCCAGCTGATCGCCCATATCGGCAGTGATTACCTGGATGACGCCGTAGCGCAGGGCAAGGGGACCGGCGCCTACGCGGATCAGCGAATCGTCGATCAGGTGGTCGTCAACTACGGTGCCCGCCCGATGGAAGATCTTTACTTCGAGCTGAAACCTTACTCGCGCAACGGCGGGGCAGTGGACTATGACGCCCTGATCGAAGGACTCGCCCAACCGGCGGACGGCCCAAGTCCTGAGCACACCGAGCGCGCAGCAGAGGGAAGCTTCCAGCTCTATCGCATCGGCGACGCCGTCGCGACCCGCAATACCCATGCGGCGATCTATGACGCGCTGAGGCTGATGAAGGTGGTGTGA
- the sodN gene encoding superoxide dismutase, Ni, with protein sequence MIHALLRGIDRLVSVPAVSAHCDIPCKIYDPSAAQVAALSVIRFMDLINELGQKDSLTLSDQALLARLVEQKESHAEKAKHEIRIIWGDYIKQPQRDAYPNIDSLVHSIMLAGSACKQGIERDKGEKLLTLINEFAAAFWDTKGLTTFTATCPYPPSESVVYPKLD encoded by the coding sequence ATGATTCACGCCCTGCTTCGCGGCATTGACCGCCTGGTATCAGTCCCTGCAGTTTCCGCGCACTGTGATATTCCCTGCAAGATCTACGACCCGTCTGCTGCACAGGTCGCGGCACTCAGCGTGATTCGTTTCATGGACCTCATCAATGAGCTGGGTCAGAAGGACAGCCTGACACTGTCAGATCAGGCATTGCTCGCACGCCTGGTGGAGCAGAAGGAAAGCCACGCCGAGAAAGCCAAGCACGAGATCCGTATCATCTGGGGCGATTACATCAAGCAGCCGCAGCGTGACGCCTACCCAAATATCGATTCACTGGTGCACAGCATCATGCTGGCCGGTTCTGCCTGCAAACAAGGCATCGAGCGCGACAAGGGTGAGAAGCTACTGACGCTCATCAATGAATTCGCCGCGGCGTTCTGGGATACCAAGGGGCTTACCACCTTTACCGCCACCTGCCCGTATCCGCCGTCTGAAAGCGTCGTCTATCCGAAGCTGGATTGA
- a CDS encoding TRAP transporter substrate-binding protein, whose amino-acid sequence MTFDRRKFLGAALATSTAGLVMGAPAIVRAESSKTYQWKMTNAYGPGSPFYVEGPGSPTDFCRKVEAMSGGRMKIQHFAAGELIPALEGFNAVASGVVEMNAGNAYFWAGKIPAAQYFTTVPFGMNTQGMNAWLYHGGGLELWHELYAPKGLIAFPMGNTGVQMTGWFRKPINTVEDLKGLKMRIPGLAGKVYAELGVAVRLLPGGEIFPALERGVIDAAEFVGPYQDRRLGLQKAAKYYYTTGWHEPTNVTELMINKAAWEGLPEDLQAIVKAAAQACNVESQAWCESVNAEALNDLVENEGVTAQPLPDSVVARLKEVTEKTLTDMAAADPDTARVHESFMAFRDQHKEWAAVSEKTFLAL is encoded by the coding sequence ATGACATTCGATCGTCGCAAGTTCCTGGGTGCCGCACTGGCAACCTCAACCGCTGGACTCGTGATGGGTGCGCCCGCCATCGTGCGCGCGGAATCCAGCAAGACCTATCAATGGAAGATGACCAATGCCTACGGTCCTGGCTCGCCCTTCTATGTCGAGGGCCCGGGCAGCCCGACCGACTTCTGCCGCAAGGTGGAAGCCATGTCGGGCGGGCGCATGAAGATCCAGCACTTTGCGGCCGGTGAGCTGATTCCGGCACTGGAAGGCTTCAATGCCGTCGCCAGTGGCGTGGTGGAGATGAATGCCGGCAATGCCTATTTCTGGGCCGGCAAGATTCCCGCCGCCCAGTACTTCACTACCGTGCCGTTCGGTATGAACACCCAGGGCATGAATGCCTGGCTGTATCACGGTGGCGGCCTGGAGCTGTGGCATGAGCTGTACGCCCCCAAGGGTCTGATCGCCTTCCCGATGGGCAATACCGGCGTGCAGATGACCGGCTGGTTCCGCAAGCCGATCAACACGGTGGAGGACTTGAAAGGCCTGAAGATGCGTATCCCGGGGCTTGCCGGCAAGGTCTATGCCGAGCTGGGCGTCGCCGTGCGCCTGTTGCCGGGCGGGGAGATATTCCCGGCGCTGGAACGCGGTGTCATCGATGCCGCCGAATTCGTCGGCCCCTATCAGGATCGTCGTCTGGGGCTGCAGAAAGCTGCCAAGTACTACTACACCACCGGCTGGCATGAGCCGACCAACGTCACCGAACTGATGATCAACAAGGCCGCCTGGGAGGGCCTGCCGGAAGACCTGCAGGCCATCGTCAAGGCCGCTGCTCAGGCGTGCAATGTCGAGAGCCAGGCCTGGTGTGAGTCGGTGAATGCCGAAGCACTCAATGATCTGGTGGAAAACGAGGGCGTCACCGCTCAACCATTGCCCGATTCCGTGGTGGCACGTCTCAAGGAAGTCACCGAGAAGACGCTGACCGACATGGCGGCCGCCGATCCGGACACCGCACGTGTGCACGAGTCGTTCATGGCCTTCCGTGATCAACACAAGGAATGGGCTGCCGTCAGCGAGAAGACCTTCCTGGCACTCTGA
- the sodX gene encoding nickel-type superoxide dismutase maturation protease translates to MPIGLYRVNGVSMSPGLAPGDYVVTLKRWKSRYRIGDIVVAQHPHYGRIIKRIRAIQPDGMLWLEGTHPDSTSTEKMGLLSCHLVKGQVIHTFSQDSP, encoded by the coding sequence ATGCCCATCGGACTCTACCGTGTCAATGGTGTCAGCATGTCTCCCGGCCTTGCGCCGGGAGATTACGTCGTGACGCTGAAACGCTGGAAATCGCGCTATCGCATCGGCGATATCGTGGTGGCACAGCACCCTCACTACGGCCGCATCATCAAGCGCATCCGCGCGATACAGCCAGACGGCATGCTATGGCTGGAAGGCACCCATCCTGACAGTACCTCGACTGAAAAGATGGGCTTGTTGTCTTGTCACCTGGTCAAGGGGCAGGTAATCCACACCTTCTCTCAAGACTCTCCGTGA
- a CDS encoding gamma-glutamyltransferase family protein — MMHTRRGFGGACAAPHHLAAEAGRDTLRDGGNAIEAMVAMAATIAVVYPHMNGIGGDGFWLIKRPGLAPIAIDACGPAAALANREFYAAQGYGVADDETGAPLMNGDSIPSRGPLSALTVAGTIGGWQEALAFSAETSADERSPLPLSTLLGHAIRHANDGVAVSASQKALSEKHLAVLSQQPGFAERYLGQSESGEPIALEEGARLRQPTLAATLSRLADAGLEDFYRGELAARMAQELEAAGSPLRLADLNGYRAQRVTPLKVRLRDSEVYNLPAPTQGLATLMILGLYDDLSARHGISEADGNTPRHLHALIEATKRAFLVRDSLITSPECLEGGLAGSIATQQRHLAAEALAEQAARVDMQAALGWPYEPAEGDTIWMGTTDSDGTTVSFIQSVYWEFGSGLVLPSSGVMWQNRGLAFDLAPDRLRSLAPGRKPFHTLNPSLACFDDGRVMAFGTMGGEGQPQTQAAVFTRIARHGMSLQDAISAPRWLLGRTWGDVSTSLKLESRLAGEMAQTLAAMGHEVEVLDEAFSDTLGHAGAVMRHPDGQVEAAHDPRSDGGAALT, encoded by the coding sequence ATGATGCATACCCGACGAGGATTCGGCGGGGCCTGCGCTGCCCCCCATCATCTGGCAGCAGAGGCCGGCCGTGACACTCTGCGTGACGGCGGCAATGCCATCGAGGCGATGGTCGCGATGGCCGCGACCATCGCGGTGGTCTATCCGCACATGAACGGTATCGGAGGGGATGGCTTCTGGCTGATCAAGCGCCCCGGTCTCGCTCCCATCGCCATCGATGCCTGTGGCCCGGCTGCCGCTCTCGCCAACCGGGAGTTCTATGCCGCCCAGGGCTACGGTGTCGCTGATGATGAGACAGGCGCTCCCCTGATGAATGGCGACAGCATTCCCTCCCGGGGACCGCTGTCCGCCTTGACGGTGGCCGGCACCATCGGCGGCTGGCAGGAAGCGCTGGCCTTCTCTGCCGAGACCTCGGCGGATGAGCGCTCGCCCCTGCCGCTTTCGACACTGTTGGGCCATGCCATCCGGCATGCCAATGATGGCGTGGCCGTCAGCGCCAGCCAGAAGGCACTCAGCGAGAAACACCTGGCCGTGCTCTCGCAACAGCCCGGCTTCGCTGAGCGCTATCTGGGACAGAGCGAGTCGGGAGAGCCGATCGCGCTGGAAGAAGGCGCGCGGCTGCGTCAGCCGACGCTGGCCGCAACGCTCTCGCGTCTGGCAGATGCCGGACTCGAAGACTTCTATCGTGGCGAGCTTGCGGCCCGCATGGCACAGGAGCTGGAAGCCGCCGGCAGCCCGCTTCGCCTGGCAGACCTCAACGGCTATCGCGCCCAGCGTGTCACGCCGCTCAAGGTGCGCCTGCGCGATAGTGAGGTATACAACCTGCCCGCCCCGACCCAGGGTCTGGCCACGTTGATGATTCTGGGGCTCTACGATGACTTGAGCGCGAGGCACGGCATCAGTGAGGCGGACGGCAACACACCGCGTCACCTGCATGCGCTGATCGAAGCCACCAAGCGCGCCTTCCTGGTACGTGACAGCTTGATCACCTCGCCGGAATGCCTCGAAGGTGGCCTGGCGGGCAGTATCGCCACTCAACAGAGGCATCTTGCCGCGGAGGCTCTGGCAGAACAGGCAGCCAGGGTCGACATGCAGGCCGCCCTTGGCTGGCCCTACGAACCCGCCGAGGGCGACACCATCTGGATGGGCACCACGGACAGTGACGGCACCACCGTCAGCTTCATCCAGAGTGTCTATTGGGAGTTCGGCAGTGGCCTGGTACTGCCCAGCAGTGGTGTGATGTGGCAGAACCGTGGGCTGGCATTCGATCTGGCGCCGGATAGACTGCGCAGCCTGGCGCCGGGCCGCAAGCCCTTCCACACTCTCAACCCCTCACTGGCCTGCTTCGATGATGGCCGCGTGATGGCCTTCGGCACCATGGGCGGCGAAGGCCAGCCGCAGACCCAGGCGGCTGTCTTCACGCGCATAGCCCGCCACGGCATGTCACTCCAGGACGCCATCAGCGCCCCACGCTGGTTGCTCGGCCGCACCTGGGGGGATGTCAGCACCAGCCTCAAGCTCGAATCACGCCTCGCGGGCGAGATGGCTCAGACACTCGCGGCCATGGGCCATGAGGTGGAAGTCCTCGATGAGGCCTTCAGCGATACCCTCGGGCACGCCGGCGCCGTGATGCGCCACCCGGATGGACAGGTCGAGGCCGCACACGACCCACGCAGCGATGGTGGCGCGGCGCTGACCTGA
- a CDS encoding tetratricopeptide repeat protein, translating to MDEWKRETQAGNVLFEQGDYAMAEQHYLSACHFADIFLMPSADPDGGVAALVVSYQNLAELYRAQGQHPQAMRALQAAHARLSHALSAPGLCHAHQQALLRGSGQVRMEIMNTVQWLGVTARRTHQANPAGYSPTRVHH from the coding sequence ATGGACGAATGGAAGCGTGAAACACAGGCAGGCAATGTGTTGTTCGAACAGGGCGACTACGCCATGGCAGAGCAGCACTATCTCAGCGCCTGCCATTTTGCCGACATCTTTCTGATGCCCTCAGCAGACCCGGATGGCGGCGTCGCGGCACTGGTCGTGAGCTACCAAAATCTGGCAGAGCTCTATCGCGCCCAGGGCCAACATCCGCAAGCGATGCGCGCCCTTCAGGCTGCCCATGCGCGCCTATCCCACGCGCTCTCCGCCCCGGGTCTTTGCCATGCCCATCAACAAGCCCTGTTACGCGGCAGCGGCCAGGTACGTATGGAGATCATGAACACCGTGCAATGGCTCGGCGTTACCGCGCGACGGACTCACCAGGCGAACCCCGCGGGATACTCCCCGACGCGGGTTCATCACTGA
- a CDS encoding TRAP transporter large permease: protein MSPNEWIALSMIGGFLILMLIGIPVAISLAVAGFVAGLAGFGPLLFSLMPARLYGVVTNYTLLAIPLFVFMGVMLEKSRVAEDMLETIGRAMGGVNGGMGIAIILVGVLMGASTGIVGATVVTVGMLTLPTLLRRGYHPGVASATICASGTLGQIIPPSLVLILLSEILGESVGTLFAAAFVPGLAIAVIYIVYLLVLGWWKPELVPAIPAEERAAAGGMKELLRDLARSVIPPLLLVFAVLGSILGGVAAPTEAASMGALGSMLIALLARRLDFTMLKACLHSTLTITAMVYFILLCAQPFSLAFRGLGGENMVHDLFNLLPGGELGALIFLMVILFVLGFFLEWIEISYIALPMFLPVFIGYGTDMVWLGVLVAMNLQMSFLTPPFGWALFFLKGVAPPEVTTRHLYLGVLPFVGLQAMAVVLLFCFPDLATWLPEAIGW from the coding sequence ATGAGCCCGAACGAGTGGATCGCGCTGAGCATGATCGGCGGCTTCCTGATCCTGATGCTGATCGGGATTCCGGTCGCGATTTCCCTGGCCGTAGCCGGTTTCGTGGCAGGGCTGGCAGGCTTCGGCCCACTGCTGTTCAGCCTGATGCCGGCACGTCTCTATGGCGTGGTCACTAACTACACCTTGCTGGCGATACCGCTGTTCGTGTTCATGGGGGTCATGCTCGAGAAATCCCGGGTCGCCGAGGACATGCTCGAGACCATCGGGCGTGCCATGGGTGGCGTGAACGGCGGCATGGGCATCGCGATCATCCTGGTCGGCGTGCTGATGGGCGCCTCCACCGGGATCGTCGGCGCGACAGTGGTCACCGTCGGCATGCTGACGCTGCCGACCCTGCTGCGGCGCGGCTATCACCCGGGCGTGGCTTCGGCCACCATCTGCGCCTCCGGCACCCTGGGGCAGATCATCCCGCCGAGCCTGGTATTGATACTGCTATCGGAAATCCTCGGCGAATCCGTCGGCACCCTGTTTGCCGCCGCCTTCGTCCCGGGGCTGGCCATCGCCGTCATCTATATCGTCTATCTGTTGGTGCTGGGCTGGTGGAAGCCCGAACTCGTTCCGGCCATTCCCGCAGAAGAACGCGCCGCCGCCGGTGGCATGAAGGAACTGCTTAGGGATCTGGCGCGCAGCGTGATTCCACCGCTGCTGCTGGTGTTCGCGGTACTCGGCTCGATTCTGGGTGGCGTGGCTGCCCCCACCGAAGCGGCGTCCATGGGTGCACTGGGTAGCATGCTGATCGCGCTGTTGGCGCGGCGGCTGGACTTCACCATGCTCAAGGCCTGTCTGCACTCGACCCTGACCATCACCGCCATGGTCTATTTCATCCTGCTGTGCGCGCAGCCCTTCTCGCTGGCCTTCCGCGGCCTGGGTGGCGAAAACATGGTGCATGATCTGTTCAACCTGCTGCCGGGCGGCGAACTGGGCGCACTGATTTTCCTGATGGTGATACTCTTCGTGCTCGGCTTTTTCCTGGAGTGGATCGAGATCAGCTACATCGCGCTGCCAATGTTCCTGCCGGTCTTCATCGGCTATGGCACCGACATGGTATGGCTGGGCGTGCTGGTGGCGATGAATCTGCAGATGTCCTTCCTGACGCCACCCTTCGGCTGGGCACTGTTCTTCCTCAAGGGCGTCGCTCCACCGGAAGTCACCACGCGCCATCTGTATCTCGGTGTGCTGCCCTTCGTGGGACTGCAGGCCATGGCCGTCGTACTGCTGTTCTGCTTCCCGGACCTCGCCACCTGGCTGCCGGAGGCGATCGGCTGGTAA